In Cupriavidus sp. EM10, the genomic window GGTAGTTTTCCTGCGTCGAGTGTGCGTAGGTCGACAGCTTCGCCAATAGCCATGCGTCGATCAGGGCCGACATCATCTCTTCGTCGCGCTCTTCGCGGTCCCTGTTGATGGCTGCGAGTTCGGTATAGAGCCGCGTCAGCCCGTCGCTCACCCGGCACAGCTTGTGCCACTTCCGCTTGATGTCCACGAAGTACCAGGCGCCGTTCTTCTCATAGACTCGCGAGGGTAGGGGGACGCCTTCTTGCGCCGTCCGATCATGCTGCGTTCCTGTCAAATACCAGTTCGGGGGGCTTGCGCTTTGCCTTTTGCTGCGCGGGCGCCACGATACCACTGATGTGGTGGCGCCATACCCGAACGCTTCCGTCCGGCCGGCGATCAGCGGGGATACCGGCCTTCAGCAGCGCGTCGAGCTGCTTGGCTGCCTGGGTGTAGCCGGTGGCTTCGATGATCTCTTCTTTGGTCAGGGTCAGGGAATCCATGGTGCTCTCCCAGTTCTTCAGCGTCGTTTGCAAGACGCGATCAAATGCTGCTTCCATCAGTCTTTCTGCATCGCCGGTGGTTGCGGAAGGGGCATCCAGTGCGTGGGCGTTTCGCTCCCTTCCTGCCAGCCGTAGGCGTCTGACAGCCACACCGGAATGGATGGGTCTTCCCACGATTCGGCATCTGCTTCCGGCACATCCTCGGGCGCTACCAGTTTGGCGATGAACGAGCCGCTGTCCTCGCGCCACACCAGCACCTCTTTCCACTTCGGCGCCGTCTCAATCGGCTGCCACCCAGACTGCTTGCGCGAGGCTTGCCATGCGGCATGTGCCGACTCGCGCTCCCACAGAAAGCCATCTGCGATTTGGTCCAGAAACCATTTCTCAAATCCCTCGTTCGTCATTCCCCACTCCATGTTCTGTCTGTGTGGTAGGCGCTCAGAAAGTCCGGCTCTTTCGGATGCTCCGGCTGTTTGCTGAAAGCCTCTTGGGCCAACGCATACACTTGCGCACCCAGCTCTCCATCACACTCGCCTGAAATCTCGTATCTCATACCGTGCGACGTCCTGATTGAAACGACCAGATGTGCTCTACCCTTCTTCGGCACGCTGCGCGGGAATTGGTCGCGCGGGAAACGTGTGAGGAACTTATTCATCCCTGCAACCTCGGACACTCACTGTCCACGCATGTCCCCTTGTGATTCGCAAGTTCGATTTCCTCATTGCGGCTGGCGTAGCCGTTGTGGAAGGCTTCGCGGCGCAGTTGGTCGTATTGGTCTTGCGTGTACATGTGCTGGCCCGTCACGCGGTCATGCCATAGCCCGTGGTCCTGAAAGAACCGCTCGGCCTCTGCGTTGCTGGCATCCGCAGATTGGGCAGCGAGGGCGTCAGCGATAGCGGCTTCGCGGCTGGCGTCGTTGGTAACATACTGGCCGGCGCGGTCCAGGAAATCAGCGATCACGGCATGGGCGAATTGGACCACAGCATCGTGTCCCGCATGGCGCTCATGCACGAAGATGTTCCAGCCGTCCACCGTATGGATATTGTGTCTACGGGCCAATTCGACGATTGCTTGGTCCGTCAGCCCCGCCTGGCGTGCGTTGTCTTGGCTCATTTCAATGTCCCGTTGCGTTGCAGTTTCTTGCCGTAGTTGTGGCCGACCTCTACGAGCCACACCTTCTTACCGACCAGTTCAGGAGGAAGTTCATCCGGAAGACCAGCCCACACTCCAGCACCCATCCATGCCACGTCGTAAGGGCCGTAACGCTTGCCGCGATGCGGAGCATTCTTGTTGGTAGGTGCGGGTTCGTCGTCTTGGAAGTAGGCCGGGTTCTGGATACTGTGCTCGAATTCTTCGCCGTCATGATGGCTAATCTCCGCATCGCTCAACTCCACCCCCGCAGCGCCCAACGCTTCCGGGGCGATGTTCACGCATGAAGTGCCGGGGTGCGATGCATGGCCGCAGACTCGGCATTTCGCCTTCAGCATGTCCAGTGCCTCGTTCGCCATCTGTTTCAGGCACAGCGCGAGATGATGCGGACCAAGCGCGTCTTCAAGCTTCGCATCTGCCATCTTCTGCAGAACGTCACGAATGCTATCGACGGGCAACGCTTCCGGGGCGGGGCGGGCAGCCTCGCGTTGCCATTTGCATGCAAGTTGCCATTCCTCCCAATAGTCTTGGGTCTCCAGATCTTCATAGCCGCCATCACTATGGCGCTCCAGCGCAAGGCACCCCGGGATTCCGCCTTCATGGCCTTGAATCCAAATCTCCTCAAACGCTTCGCGCTCGGCTCGCGCCTCAATATCGCGTTGGTCCTGCGGCTTGTCGGTGTCGGTCATGCTGCTTCCTCGAATAGTTGATCTTCTGCGGTTTCCAAGCGATGCACCAGGCTAGGCAGCGTGCAGCCGCGAGGGAGTTCGATACGCCAGATGTTCAGCAATTGACCGAAGTCCAGCCTACGTTTGTTCGATGTCGTCGAGCCTTCATTCCAGCGCAGATGCTTGATCTCGTCGTACTTGGCTTGAAGCGCGGCTCTGTCGGCCATCCGGTAGTAGCTTCTGGGGAATCGCTTTCCAGACCGGACAGTCCGGCGGGTGACAGCCTCGCCAAGGCGTTTCAGGATGGCGGCCACGTTGTTGTCGCTGCAGCCATGTACCTTTGCAAAATCCGATGCGCAGACCTCTTTCCCGGCGAGAAGCTCTTCCAGGACAACGACGCTGGTACGGCGTGGTGTAGTCGTCTCGCTCATGCTCCACCCCTTGCAATCACATCCAGCATTTCAGTGTTGCCGCCGACCTGCGAATACACCCAGCGGTAGCTGTCCCTCTGCTCGCGGCGCGTCGTGCTGGCTTGCAGGTCGTCGGCCAAGTTAAGCCCTGCGCCGATGGCCTTGAATTCGTCCCCAGTGCAGCCGAATTTTCCGGTGCGTGTCCAGCGCTTGCCGACCTCGCAGATCGCTACCAGCGCCTTCTCCATCTCGTCCTGCACCTCTGGCTGGTGAGCGAAAGACTTGTTGGCAATGGCGTTCCCGCAGTTCAGGCGGAAGACGATGGTGTGCCAGCATTCTTCGTCGCCTTCGCCCTTCAGGATCTTGTCGAGCATTGCATGCGGCACGAGCTTCAGGTCGATGTCTGCGCCACCGCTATGCCGGAAGATCACCGGCAGGGCCTTAGTTTCGCGTGCCGGGCGACCGGGCTTGCGTCGCTTCTTGCTCATGCCATCACTCCGCGGGCCATCTTCTGTGACGCGCGGCGCTGGATCAGCGCTTCGAGTTGCTGGGCCTTCAGGCGCAGTTCGCGAATCTCGGACGCAGCATCGCGGCGCAGTTGCCGCGCGTCGGAGTTCTCGCAGTAGGAGGGCTCGCGCTCGAGCCGGTCGAGGATGTCCATGGCAGGTATCGGTGTTGGGTGGGGCGGCCGGCGCTGATCTCCGGCATGCCGCCTGTAGCGTTCTAGGCGGCTCACGCTGTTGGCGCATCAGCCTGCGCATTCGCCCCGTTGAAACTCAGTCTTCCTCGGCCGTCTCGGGCTCGGGCTGCGGCTCTTCGCCGAACAGTTCGCCCACGGTCTGCGGTGCAGGCGCAAGCAGTTCCTTCAGCGTGATCTCCTGCTGGATCCGGTGGTCGAGAATGCCGCTCTCGCGCTCTTCCGGGTAGCAGTTGATGTTGAAGTCGTAGAGCACGATGTCGTTTTCCTGCGGCGTGACCTTGATGTTCTTCACGGTGCATTCGTCGAGCGCGATGTCACTCTCACCGCCGAGGCCGTAGTCCACCGCCGTCGTGTAGCCCTTACCCTCGAATGCCCAAGCGAAGGGGCCATCTTCGGGAAGCGCCTGGTGCTCGTGGTGAGCATGTCGTCGGCGTTCTCCACCGGCGCGTAGATCGCGTCGTACAGGCCCTGTGCCAGCATGTCGAGCGAGCGCGCCGGCATCGCTACCTGCACGCGCATCGTGGCCGCGGGGCGCTTCACCTTGCCGTGCTTCTCGGCGCGCGGGTTGTAGTTGACGAGCTTGGCGGGGGTGGGGTTGGTGATCTCGAACATTCGGACGTCTCCAGATGGTCAGGAATAAAAAGCCGGCCGCCGAGGGGAGAAGATGCGGCCGGAAGGGGGTAGTCAGTCGGTGAGCTCGGCGCGGCGGGCGCGGTAGCGGTCTTCCAGCGCTGCGCGGTGTTGCTCTGGCGCTTGGCGGATGTCCTCAGCCATCAGGTCGAGCGTATCGGTGTCCTCGCAGGCATCCATGCGCGCGGTGAAGCCGTTGGCGTCGAATTCGATCACCTCGCCGGTGGGCTGGTTGTCGAGCGCGGGCGGAGCATCGTCGTCGCTGTAATCGTCGTCAGCGGCCGGCGTGATGTAGTCACCTTCGAGAACGTTGTCGAGCGCCTGGCTCTCGCCGCGCGCGTGCATGCCGTCGAGTGTCGATGCGTTCGCCATTTCGATGCTGACGGGCAGGTACTTGAACAGGCGGCGCAGAACGGTCTTGCGGCCCATTTCCTCGTAATGCTGGCCCCATACCGTCTTGCCCTTATCGCGCGCGAACTTGTAGTTCTGGCTGGCGTCGCGGATCTCGTTCACCTGCTCGGCGCTCATCACCTCGAAGGCGTGGCCGCCGCCGACCAGCTTGGCCACCGCATAGAACGCGATCACGCGACCGCGATTCGTCATCGCCGGCTTGTGCTCGAGCTTCTCGTCGAGGCCATAGGAATACTCGAAGCGGTCGTTCTCATGCACAGCGTGCGCGGCAATGCTGACCACCTGCCCGGAACGGCGCGCCAGATCGATGAGGCCCTTGTAACCGATCACGATCTGCGTTTCGATCTTGTCCACTACCCACCGCTCGCCCTGCTTCTTTTTCTTCTCGAAGGGGATCAGGTAGGCATGGCCAAGCGGCGTATTCGGTTCGAGACCGAGCTGCGAGCATTGCACCACGGCGCCCATCAGTGACTCGACCGTGCACTCCATCAGCTTCGGCGTCGTGCGAAGCGCGCCCAGCGCGATCTTAAGCATACGGTCGGGGCTGACGTGCTTCGGCAGCACCGCGGCAAGCGTGGCTTTCTGCGACTCGAAGAACGTCTTCACGCTGCCGATGCCGGCTTGCGAGGCGACCATCTTCGAGGTCTTCTTCAGGTCCGCGAGGGAAACGGTATTCGACATGGATTCGTCCTGTCAGTCGATGAGCGCCCAATTGGGCAGGCTGATGATTTCGATCTGGTTGCTGTAGCCAGGCCATACGCCGGTGCTCAGGCAGTTGGCATAGGTGTCGAGGTCGCGCCGGTACAGGTCACGGCCGGTGGTCTTCGCCAGGTCGTCTAGCATCAGCGCGTTGGCGGCGAATGGATACACGTCTTCGACGGCTACGAACACGAAAGCCAGCACTTCGAGGGCGCTGGCGCGCGCGAAGCCTTCCGAATAGAAGGCGTCCTGAACGTGGTAGCGCTTGCGCGCCACCTGCCGGCGGAACTCGTTCGGGCTGGCGTCGCTGTACGTCTTCACGTCGAGCAGGATCGCGCCGGCCTCGCCGCAGGGATGCACCCAGTCCGGCCGGCAGCGGCACTTCACGCCCGTCTCGGGATCGATCCAGAAGGCCGACACTTCGGGGTGGCCGGCGGCGAGCGCGTCGCGGATCTCGGGCAGGCGCCGTACCGACTCACCCTGGCGCATGGCCGTCTCGCGCTGCTCGGGCTTCAGGATCGTCACGCCAGGGCGCGCGGCAGCCATCTCGGCCACGTAGTCCTTCCACTTGTTCGTGTTGCGGTTCCAGTCTGGGCCCACGACATAGCGCACGTCGAACTGGTCGGGTTCCAGGATGGCGCAGTGCGCGAGCTCGCCTTCCAGCTGCCCGGACTTCTGCTCGGCGGCCGGACGATTCGGGTCCAGGTGGCGGGCGTAGGCGATGGCCGGCGACTTGGATACCGAGTCGAGGACGGTCTTAGACGCGCCTTCCATGCCGTGGTAGGCATCGATCGACAGGCCGTGCTGGACGCCGGTCCAGAGTTGGGAGAGGGTGCGTGGTGCGTTCATGGCTACCTCAATGCAGCTTGTTGGTCAGCGCCGGCACGTAGTGGCCGTTGTACTTCGTCGAGCCCAGCCACTTGTCGCCAAGCTCGCGGATCTGCTGCAGGCGCCGCGACTCCAGCACCGCCAGCTTGATTTCGTCGTCGCTCAGGTCGGTTTCGATGTGCCTGAGATCGGTCATTTTCGGAATCATTTGCGGTCCCCAAACATCTTGTCGTTCATCACAACCGCACCGATCACGATTGCGGTCAGGCATACGGCGTAGTAGGCGGCGGCGAAGATCATGGCTATTCGACCTCCACGAACTCACCGTCAGCATTGAGTTTGTAGAAAACGTCCGCCTTGATCCCGTCTTGGCCGACGATTGCAGCCTTGGCATGGACGATCTTCCAGTCCGAATCGCGGTAGACCAGGAACAGCGCGCAGCCTTCCTTACCTTGGGCTTTTCCATTGCGACCGCTCGACATGGCTGCGCCGGAGTAGCCCGAAGCGGTGGCTGCGCCGGAGTCGCCCGAAGCGGTGGCTGCGCCGGAGTCGCCCGAAGCGGTGGCTGCGCCGGAGTCGCCCGAAGCGGTGGCTGCGCCGTAGTCGCCCGAAGCGGTGGCTGCGCCGTAGTTGCCCGAAGCAGTGGCTGCGCCGGAGTCGCCCGAAGCGGTGGCTGCGCCGTAGTCGCCCGAAGCGGTGGCTGCGCCGTAGTTGCCCGAAGCAGTGGCTGCGCCGGAGTAGCCCGAAGCGGTGGCTGCGCCGGAGTAGCCCGAAGCGGTGGCTGCGCCGGAGTCGCCCGAAGCGGTGGCTGCGCCGGAGTAGCCCGAAGCGGTGGCTGCGCCGGAGTCGCCCGAAGCGGTGGCTGCGCCGTAGTTGCCCGAAGCAGTGGCTGCGCCGTAGTTGCCCGAAGAAGAAGCCGACTCGTTACGGCCCTTGGCCGTTACCGCAGTGTTATCCAGGTGGGAGTTCTTGTCCTCAACCGATGTGCAACGTTTCGTGCGCCACTCGATACCCGCTTTGATCAGGCCAACGATATCGATTTCTGCTTTCACCGTGATCTTGCGGCTCGCCACCTTCGAGTCTTCCTCGTGGCGGCTTAGATCGCCGGACTGCTCGACAACGGCGAAACGCGACTTCGATGCCGGGTAGTAGCGCAGAACATGCAGCGGGTCTTCGCATGCATGAAACCCACCAGCGCAGGCTTCGACTTCACCCTTGTGCTCGTACGACTCGCCCAGCGCGTACTGGAAACCTCGGCACGTCCAGTCGGCGTTGAAGCCCTTATAGGTCACGATCACTTCGGCGTCGGTCTTGTTCTCTTGCATTTGCTTCCCCTCGTGTTTTTGGTTGGTCACTGCATCGCCTCTTTGTCAGCCTTGGTGATCGCGGCGCTGATCTCGGCGCGCAGATCCTTGAAGTTGCACTTGCACGTCCCTTGCTCCGCCACCCACAGCCCAGCGCTCGCGCGCATCAGCAGCGTGGACATCTCGGTGAGCAGGTTTTCATGGCGCGACTGGCGCTCGATGGCTTGATCGGTCGTCACAGCACACCCCCATTGCGCGGCAGCAGGTGGTTCGGCGTGCGGCCAACGTGCGCGCGGAACTCGGCTTCGCAGCGCTCGATGGCATCGCTCATCTCGCGGTCGGTCTCGGCAACCAGGTGCGCCACGTCGGCAAGGTATTGCTGGAACACCTGACGACCCAGCGAGGCCAGCGCCGCATCGTCCAGCTTGTTGCGCAGCACGAAGTCAGCGACCGCCGACAGGTACGCGCCGGCCTCGATGTCGTTGTCGTTGGCGAAGTTCAGGCCGTCCTTCGAGACGACCATCGCGATCAGGCGCTCGGCGCCCGTGAAGTTCTGGGGAGATTTGGTGGCGGGCATCGCTTGCTCCGGTTAGATCGCAGCGGCCAGACGGATCAGGCCGGCAATCAGCAGAAGGGGGAGCCCGCCGAGAATCATCGGGACGCCGACGATCACGCCGGCTGTGGTGAGGGTTCGCATCGCTTGCTCCGGTCGTTTGGTTGGCGCTGTTTGTGTAGCAGCGCTTGACGGAAGCAAGTGTAGCAAGACTTTCCATGATGTCAAGCATTACTACACATCATGGGTGAAAAAAGCCCGCTCGTCGGCGGGCTGCTGGATTAGCGGTTTGCGTTGAGAACTGAGAGGGCCCAGGTTCTCGCCTCACGTTGAACTATCTCGATGTCCTTCGAGGTATGGAAAACACGATACGAATTGAGCATCACAAGCTTCCCTTTCACGCGGCAATAGCTCGTGACGTTGATGACTGGCATATCTGAGGCTCCATCCTGAACCTTTGATGCGGTCGAAACATCAGCCACTCATCGGTATCTTCGTTCACCCCCATCATCTTTACCGCCTGGACGCCCACGCTCTTTAGAAGGCCGGGGTATCTCTGTTCAACGGCGGCCTGCATATCAAGAGACTTCGTTTCCCGCCTAAGCTTCTCGAATCTTTCCTTGGTCAGTTCTAAATTACGGGTTCCCCTAGGGGTCTGAACTAGTGCCCAACTTGTTGCTTCCCAAGTTGTGGCGCCGGGCGAGCTCGGAGCACTCCTTTTTTCTATGAAATGGTCTAGGAGAATGGAGCGGCTCGGGGTGAGCCGCGCCGCAATATCCCATAGAGCCGGATAGTTCGACGTCGATATAGATCCTAGAGGAGGCGGAACTTCCAACTGTGTGCCTTCGAAATCGTAGCTCTTCGCAGCTGCAGTGAAAGTCGCCAGCACCAAAGCTAGTGCGGCAATCCGCATCCTTAAGCCATTCTTCATTCCGGCACCCACTTCCCAATGATTACCCCCACGATCGAGTCTTCGTCGGACAACGACTCGATCTCCTCTGGCCACTTTTTATTGAGTGGTTGCACCATACGCTTTCCGTTTTCAATGAGCAGCTGCCTAAACAGCGTCTCGTCCGTCCGCTTCTTGTGAACCAGAACCATGCTGCCACTAATGGCGGGGCGAGCTGGATCCACGGCAATGAAGTCCCCTTGACTGTAGGACTTCGGGCCGGCCGGGTCATACATGCTGTGACCTGGTACGGTTGTTATGAAAGCTTCTGGACTATGCGCAAAGGGGCACGGAATGCGCTCAAGGGTGCATAGCTCCTTTTCATCTGCCATTTTTTCCCTCCACTTTGGGGCCTCTCTCATGTCAATCAGAGGGAGGCCCACCGGTCTGTGTAAGGGAATTGGCGTGCGATGTTCTGTGCTCACGGGCACTGAATTGCCATTAAGCAGATGCTCCACAGACGTGCCGAAGAGCTTGGCCAGGCGGGAAAGCTTGTCCTGATCCGGGCGAGTGTCGCCACGCTCCCAGGAGCCGACGGCGCTTCTCGTAATGCCGAAAGCGTCACCTACTTGCTGGAGCGTCATGTTTTTCTGAAGGCGTAAAGCCTTGATTCTTTGTCCGACATTCATGGTTAGCGTAACTTAACACTTGCCTGTGTAGCGTTGCTTCCCTATACTGTGTAGCGACACTTGACGTGACCGGAGTCACTACACATGGAAACCACCCGCTCTGAAGATCTGCGGCGCGCGATCGAGGAAGCAGGCGGCGCTGTCGCCGTCGCAACCCTGCTCGATGTCTCGCGCCACGCTATCTACGACTACATCCGTCGTGGCCGCGTCCCTGCTGAGCATTGCCCGACGATCGAGCGCCATAGCGCCGGCCGCGTGCGATGCGAAGTCCTGAATCCCTCGGTTGACTGGAACTACCTGCGTGAGCATTCAGCCCACGCAGAACCGGCTGCCGCCTGAGGATCGACTCATGTCACGTCGCGC contains:
- a CDS encoding DUF4224 domain-containing protein, producing MEAAFDRVLQTTLKNWESTMDSLTLTKEEIIEATGYTQAAKQLDALLKAGIPADRRPDGSVRVWRHHISGIVAPAQQKAKRKPPELVFDRNAA
- a CDS encoding DUF551 domain-containing protein; this translates as MTNEGFEKWFLDQIADGFLWERESAHAAWQASRKQSGWQPIETAPKWKEVLVWREDSGSFIAKLVAPEDVPEADAESWEDPSIPVWLSDAYGWQEGSETPTHWMPLPQPPAMQKD
- the recT gene encoding recombination protein RecT, yielding MSNTVSLADLKKTSKMVASQAGIGSVKTFFESQKATLAAVLPKHVSPDRMLKIALGALRTTPKLMECTVESLMGAVVQCSQLGLEPNTPLGHAYLIPFEKKKKQGERWVVDKIETQIVIGYKGLIDLARRSGQVVSIAAHAVHENDRFEYSYGLDEKLEHKPAMTNRGRVIAFYAVAKLVGGGHAFEVMSAEQVNEIRDASQNYKFARDKGKTVWGQHYEEMGRKTVLRRLFKYLPVSIEMANASTLDGMHARGESQALDNVLEGDYITPAADDDYSDDDAPPALDNQPTGEVIEFDANGFTARMDACEDTDTLDLMAEDIRQAPEQHRAALEDRYRARRAELTD
- a CDS encoding PD-(D/E)XK nuclease-like domain-containing protein, with the translated sequence MNAPRTLSQLWTGVQHGLSIDAYHGMEGASKTVLDSVSKSPAIAYARHLDPNRPAAEQKSGQLEGELAHCAILEPDQFDVRYVVGPDWNRNTNKWKDYVAEMAAARPGVTILKPEQRETAMRQGESVRRLPEIRDALAAGHPEVSAFWIDPETGVKCRCRPDWVHPCGEAGAILLDVKTYSDASPNEFRRQVARKRYHVQDAFYSEGFARASALEVLAFVFVAVEDVYPFAANALMLDDLAKTTGRDLYRRDLDTYANCLSTGVWPGYSNQIEIISLPNWALID
- a CDS encoding XRE family transcriptional regulator; translation: MNVGQRIKALRLQKNMTLQQVGDAFGITRSAVGSWERGDTRPDQDKLSRLAKLFGTSVEHLLNGNSVPVSTEHRTPIPLHRPVGLPLIDMREAPKWREKMADEKELCTLERIPCPFAHSPEAFITTVPGHSMYDPAGPKSYSQGDFIAVDPARPAISGSMVLVHKKRTDETLFRQLLIENGKRMVQPLNKKWPEEIESLSDEDSIVGVIIGKWVPE
- a CDS encoding YdaS family helix-turn-helix protein; translation: METTRSEDLRRAIEEAGGAVAVATLLDVSRHAIYDYIRRGRVPAEHCPTIERHSAGRVRCEVLNPSVDWNYLREHSAHAEPAAA